Proteins encoded within one genomic window of Balaenoptera ricei isolate mBalRic1 chromosome 10, mBalRic1.hap2, whole genome shotgun sequence:
- the LOC132373780 gene encoding WAS/WASL-interacting protein family member 2-like, with the protein MINNYSLTQNSQSLKSTTEPPKNRVRGEKRGAKLPKPSHLGLHWEEKPCRDRPENQAAPGREPGATPDAAPSTSSPRGSLTAQTPHLRLPHPFCPGIKPASPPQDRRAVKTRQSAPLGRRGPAHANKHTRNPSRRPSPRALRLQLVPARAQKSTSAAPTGARRAPTKGGPWRRRARRGARCPAPPRPAPPPRVPAACRRPGATVSLVLQR; encoded by the exons ATGATTAATAATTATTCCTTGACCCAGAATTCTCAGTCTCTAAAATCGACTACTGAACCTCCGAAGAACCGGGTTCGGGGAGAAAAGCGAGGCGCCAAGTTACCCAAACCTTCGCACCTGGGTCTTCACTGGGAAGAGAAGCCCTGCAGGGACAGACCGGAAAATCAAG CTGCACCCGGGCGGGAGCCCGGAGCCACTCCGGACGCCGCCCCGTCTACTTCAAGTCCTCGCGGGTCGCTGACAGCCCAGACGCCTCACCTCcggctccctcaccccttctgcccAGGAATAAAGCCAGCCTCTCCGCCTCAGGACCGTAGAGCAGTCAAAACCCGCCAGTCCGCCCCGCTGGGACGACGCGGGCCCGCGCATGCAAATAAACACACCCGGAACCCCTCCAGGCGGCCGTCGCCGCGCGCGCTTCGGCTCCAGCTAGTGCCCGCGCGCGCACAAAAAAGCACCTCCGCCGCACCAACTGGGGCGCGCCGCGCTCCAACGAAGGGCGGACCGTGGCGTCGGCGCGCTCGACGTGGCGCGcgctgccccgccccgccccgccccgccccccccccccgcgtcCCGGCGGCTTGCAGACGCCCGGGAGCTACGGTTTCCTTGGTTTTGCAGCGTTAA